DNA sequence from the Geobacter sp. AOG2 genome:
TGAACAACCGAAACCGGAACCTTGGTGCCGTCTTCCAGGAATATCTGGGTCATACCCAGTTTTTTTGCGATGATACCTTTATTCATGGCCATTCCTATTCAGTCGTAGTATCCGTTACAGTTTGATCTCAACATCCACGCCGGCAGACAGATCCAGTTTCATAAGGGCATCAACGGTCTGCTGAGTAGGATCGAGAATATCGATCAGACGTTTGTGGGTTCTAATCTCAAACTGATCCCGGGACTTTTTATCAACGTGAGGTCCACGGAGGACGCAGTACTTATTGATGACCGTCGGCAGTGGAATCGGTCCGGCCACGCGTGCGCCGGTTCTCTTTGCCGTCTCTACGATTTCTCCTACCGAAACGTCCAGCAGCTTGTGGTCATACGCCTTAAGGCGGATTCTGATCTTCTGGCTCTGCATTGATATCCTCGTAACTTATTTATTCAATAATCGAGCTGACGACGCCGGCGCCAACGGTACGGCCACCTTCACGGATAGCGAAACGAAGACCTTCGTCCATGGCGATCGGGGTGATCAGTTTCACGGTCATGGCTACGTTGTCACCGGGCATGACCATCTCAATGCCTGCAGGAAGTTCGGCAACGCCGGTCACGTCCGTGGTACGGAAGTAGAATTGCGGACGGTATCCGTTGAAGAACGGGGTATGACGACCACCCTCTTCCTTGGTGAGGACGTAAGCCTCGGCCTTGAATTTGGTGTGCGGGGTGATGCTGCCCGGCTTGGCCAACACCTGGCCGCGTTCGATGTCTTCACGCTTGACACCGCGAAGCAGGGCGCCGATGTTGTCGCCGGCACGACCTTCGTCCAGCAGCTTGCGGAACATTTCAACGCCGGTTACCGTGGTCTTGGCAGTCGCCTTGATACCGACGATCTCGACTTCTTCACCTACCTTGACGATCCCGCGCTCCACACGACCGGTGGCAACGGTACCGCGACCGGAGATGGAGAAGACGTCTTCGAC
Encoded proteins:
- the rpsJ gene encoding 30S ribosomal protein S10; its protein translation is MQSQKIRIRLKAYDHKLLDVSVGEIVETAKRTGARVAGPIPLPTVINKYCVLRGPHVDKKSRDQFEIRTHKRLIDILDPTQQTVDALMKLDLSAGVDVEIKL